tccaccgggggcggccgacccaccctgacccttcataggtccgcccctgattatcaatataagtattattattaagtaatatgattattaatattatcatttttaatatcaaaaactaccttttaaacagattaatatttgtacataaaatatattcgttaaagatatactataattatattaaaattttacataactatatatatcaaacctattaatattatttatataaatacatataaataacaaactatcgatttttaaatataacattaaacaattatgtaaataaatatggatatattaatataactaaaaaatattaaccattatggatatacacacaaattaaacatacataatatataaattaaagatataataaataaatttgttcagttatgattatatgttttaatatatatatacaattgatataggttcgtgtatcAGATGCCAacgctgcattgttcaatgtcgtcatatgtattttttctacaaaatatagtattgtgagttcatttgattcccttttactctttacatttttgggactgagaatacatgcgctgtttttacaactgctttattaaatacttttgaaatatattttgaattgcgaatacatgaaatgcttttataaatgtttgacgagatagacacaagcaaaatatttctcgaatgaattattatacagacagaagttctgtggattattattgaattatgtggacatgataattaccaccattgaattatgtagacatgataattaccaccattgaattatgtggacatgataattgccactattgaattatgtggacatgataattaccaccattgaattatgtggacatgataattgccaccattgaattatgtggacatgataattgccaccaattgatgtgaatgttatgtatcgagagaatgattcttatacacaggttatgtgtattatattttgtacacgagatatgtgtacggttactaagatttatgaaaaaggatttcgtacacgagaaaggtgtactgtatttaaaaagatatcgcatgtacattacaggtgggtatagaattcgggcccatttgtaccatgcaacatttaaatcttgtggtctatcaaaatgatgaattttattgtttatgataaacttatgaactcaccaaccttttggttgacacttgaaagcatgtttattctcaggtatgaaagaaatctttcgctgtgcatttgctcattttaaggatattacttggagtcattcatggcatattttaaaaaagtcgttgcattcgagtcgtcgagttcatcaagaatattattaattcatttatagttggatatattatgaaatggtatgcatgccgtcaactttcgatgtaaagaaagtttgtcttttaaaaacgaatgcaatgtttgtaaaatgtatcatatagagggtaaatacctcacaatgaaatcaacaattgtgaatcgtttataatcgatatgaatggggcatttcagggTGCAGCTTGTTGGAGtggttcatatcgtcgttggtaaacttacttgttgattattagcttgttatatagcggttgaacggtatgcttagtttgccttatacgtggatgctccggtatgtgttatttgataatttgtgtggcgtgtccattttatacatatatatgtatgtagtatattctcactcactaagcgttagcttaccctctcgttgtttacttttttttatatagatttgcatggaggcggtggctcgggtaagcatgagaactagtggactcgcatagtttgctttagaagacttgcttttagatttgattaggattgggtagcgtatccccaatcgccatgctcggcttttatgTTGTGTTAAAAACATgtagtcgaaaattgtatttcgtatttaattcgtaaaacgggccgatgtgggcccagcgtcgtaaaacttgttttattataaaaacgtgtgagttttaactattataatgtgttgcgaaaaccgtttagtctaaaagCGTCGGGAAGCGATAGATCTTTAACGCCAAAACCtaaaatccggacagaagctgaatgACCATGTGCTCGCCGCGCACAAGGAGGGATGCGTGCCGCGCACCTtatctgtataaaaaaaaattcttcCACGTTTTTGGTTGGacaatgggttgggttgttacattagcataccatagccgttttgggcgctaacggttgtttTGAACGCCGATGACTTGTTCGCAAGGTCATTCCCTTGCgatcttggttaaccatggtttataattGTTGTTTTGTGACCATAGATGTGAGGCATAGCCATTTTGTCCACATTTAATAATTGTGCAcctagccgttttgtgcacatggtgtgaGTATTAGCTTGTCTATACTCATACTattatcaagtgatgccatagccattttggaacacttgggggtgatgccatagccgttttggaacaacttaggggttagcataccatagccattgtgggcgctaacggttgttacgaataCCGATGAtttgttcgcgaggtcattcccttgcgatcTTGGTTAACCAGGGTGTATAATTGTTGATGTttattgatcatatacatagcattgtatatgtatattttattagcTAAAGGCTAAAAGCAGAAGTTACGCGAACTATAATCAAAAGGCttggaatattcgctgaaaataaagatagcggatcagttttcgcgctaataaaagactgcgggtcaCTCTGCTAAGTTTTCGCAGATAGTTAAGCAgtccgcagaccgcggatatttcgaatactataaatagggagctcggcctctcatttataggttgttgattctctattATTTGCCCAAGCttttgtgattttcacttgtgattttgcccaaggaatttctacattgtgttaaggtgaattatgctaattgacaatcaagaccgggtcggggtggttgatcacttgatggataaagtgaaagacgatcatcagggcccaaaataatcatcaaacatcccatcctccatcttaatctcattgcactcaatccgtaattaagtaactcattaattagggattgatcaattggcgccatccgtgggacatgtTTTAAGAATTAAACTCGAAATTTTTTATTTTGTGCTATCAAACGATTAATTGGCTTGTTTAATTCTAATCGTGTGTTATTTTGATGATTCACAGGCGGATACGTTTGTAATTGGCGGTAAATTGCTTGATTAATAGAAGTAATGAGCAATATCGGAATTGACAGTGGTATTGTTGTCGCTATGCATGCAAATGCTCAAAAAAGAGGAAGAAACCGAAAGTCAGCAAGAACGTATCAAAATTGGCAGTTCGCGCCATTTAGTTTTCCAAAAATGCAAAGCGatgatttctctgaaatgccgatagtagTATCGTGTAAAATTGCGGAAACTAGAATCACAatcatgaaagttcatgttgataatggcaGCAGTGTCGACATTGTTTATGAACAATGTTTTGCTCAGTTGTCGGAGAGTATTAGAGCAAATTTACAACCAACCACAACCTCGCTAACTGGTTTTGCGGGAGAATCCTCATTGCCTATGGGCGTATTGCCTTTAGATGTTGAGCTTGTAGATGAAAATGATGATAATTTAGTGCGGCGAGCGCGGCTAGATTTGTATGTTGTGCGGACTTCATCTCGCTATAACATGTTGTTAGGAAGAGTTTCCTTGGGTAAATTTGGAATTGTTCCTTCTACCATTCATGGTATGATTAAATTCGCAACGTGTAAAGGTGTTGCTACAATAAATTCAGCAAGCATCATGCCCATTTGTGCGGCTGTTAATGTAAAATGTGCAGTTCAAGAAACCGTTGATGCTGCGGACAACATGGTAATGATTAATCCTGCGTATCCTGATCAAAAAATTAAAGTAGGATGCAATATTAGTGCGGATACCAAGAAAAAAATTGTGCAGTTGCTTGTACAGtacatggatgtttttgcttggtgtgaaaatgatatgactggtgttctGCGTCATATTACGGAACACAGACTTAATGTAAATCCTGCTCTAAAACCTGTAGTGCAAAAGTGTAGGGGCATGGCCCCAGACCGCGCTAAGTGGCTGTGCGAGGAAGTAACGAAATTGGTAAGAGCTGGAATTCTGCACGAAGTTCAATACTAATCTTGGATTGCGAATCCGGTTTTGGTTAAAAAGCCGGATGGCTCGTGGAGAATGTGTATTGACTTCAAATATTTAAATAAAGCGTGCCCTAAGGATAATTATCCACTTCCGAAAATTGATTTAAAAGTGGAATctttacatgcttttccatataaatgttttttggatgcgGCACGGGGATATCACCAGATCCCTATGGCTAAAGAAGATGCAGATAAAGCCGCTTTTCATACAGGTAAAGGCATATTCTCTTATATAATGATTCCGTTTGGTTTGATCAATGCGGGTGCAACATATCAACGCTTAATTGACACTGCGTTTGAAAAGCAAATTGGGCGaaatcttgaagcttatgtagataatttagtaattaaaagCACAACAGAAGAGCGAATTGTTGATGATATGCAGGAAATATTTGATACATTGCGaaggataaacatgaagcttaatccgataaaatgtagttttggcgaaactgaaggaaagtttttgggatatcttgttactgacaaggtattcaagctaatccgaaGAAAACTGCGGCTATTGAAAATATGACAGCACCAAAAACGGTCaaggaagtgcaaagtttgacgggaaaaTTAGCCGCATTAACGCTTTTCTTGTCTAAAGCTGCTAAAAGACAATTGCCGTTTTTTAAAACTTTAAAAGGCTGCTTGAAACAGAAAAGTTTTGTTTGGACAAATGAAGCTGAGATCGCGTTTCAGGAAATGAAGAAGTTATTAAAAACATTGCCTACGCTAACAGCGCCAATTAATGGTGAAATTCTTTACCTTTATATATCGATGGAAAATAAAGCTTTTGGCTCAGTTCTAGTGGTAGAAAGAGATAAAATACAAAAACCTGTATATTTTGTCAGTAAAGCTCTTACAgggagtgaaataaactatgcgccgattgagAAATTTGTGTATGCGCTCATATTAACATCGCGAAGGAtaagaagatattttcaagggcatctaGTGCATGTGCTAACTAATATGCCGATTaagcaagtcttaacaaaaccagagatatctggtagacttgCGTTGTGGGCAGTAGAGTTGGGTGCTTATCAAATTTCTTACCTTCCGCGCAGTgctgttgatagtgctccaaatgaacatatatttaggcacaatatccttccaatatgtaaagcttttagttgcaattgttctatttttatgtaatattcgtttaaataaataagtgggaagacaaaagaaaaaaacgacgatttgaagacgcaaatgaccaaaaagctcaaatgtacaagatataattcaagtggttcaatttattgatgagaaacgtccataaatgataagagtacaagccgcaaaacgcaaagtacaagatattaaatagtacgcaaggacgttcgaaaatccggaaccgggacatgaaccaactttcaacgcgcgacgcaacggagctaaaattacaaatcaactatgcacatgaatataatatatatatatatatatatatatatatatatatatatatatatatatatatatatatatatataattatataaaattatatatatattaaataaatatgtcgacaagctaggagccaaaaagtatgtgaccaggaaatgacggtcatgcgatcgcatggccagaaggcacaaaactcatgcgaccgcataagttactgtagcaggccaagttctataaaaagtcatttttttcggacgagttatataCAATATATATCCATCACAACTCTCtgtctctctcaaatatatatatatatatatatatatatatatatatatatatatatatatatatatatatatatatatattttagaattataattttaatattaagataataataataataaggttatagtggcgaatgttttaagtttgtaagtcaaaattctgtccgtgtaacgctacgcgattaatcaccactgtaagctatgttcttcctttttaaattaatgtctcgtaactaagttattattatgcttatttgagccgaagtaatcatgatgttagactaaaaattaagattgggttattagattttgtaccataattaaggtttggacaatagaccgacacttgtggacattgtactattgactattaatagatagggggtattgtctaatcgaatgacaactcattagaatctgccgaacctatcttcaaattagttaatctaataattattaaaatgattatgtatgttctatttagtgacgtttatacgacatcttttacgatcatttaattaattattcgggttgagtaattgattattaattctgatcaagtgggtaaattactattcatatctcattaaaacaggggtggattacatacaagggtaattggtgtaattgttaacaaagtattaaaaccttggattatacgcagtcgataacctggtgtaatcattaaacaaactattaaaaccttattacagttcgaatccctaattagttggaatatttgacttcgggaataaggttaatttgacgagcattttataattatgaccgatggactattatggacaaaaaccatataggtatcaaataaatccaggacaaaggacaattaacccagataaataaattaaaatcaaaacatcaaacatcatgattacggaagtttaaataagcataatacttttatttcatatttcatcgtacttttattttctgtcatttcatttaacgcacttttaattatcgcaactttaaatattattattgattttacgcactttaattattgtcttttatctttatgctttatttaaaatcgacaaaccagttattaaacggtaaaaacccccttttataataatattactatatataattaaatatattttatacaaatatagtttttaaaatatagcgttaaacttagccagctccttgtggaacgaaccggacttactaaaaactacactactctacgattaggtacactgcctataagtgttgtagcaagatttaagtatctccactctataaataaacaaataacttgtgtaaaattgtatcgtatttaatagtatttcgcaataaaaatataactattttgtacccctcttctttaacatcaagtttttggcgccgctgctggggaagaaaagcgaaacgctataaaaaaattagtttttaagctatttttgtacaaatatatttatataagttttaaaatattaaaaaatatataaaagcataaaaaataaaaatatatatctatatttttaagtgtttaaattaaaaagtttacatttttttatttcttttgttaaaagttataaaaactaacgtaatttttttaaaaatataagttttatttaaattacatattattttctataaattttaaactcagaaaaaaaaaataagtaatcgggccactacactgtagcagcccaatatttgGCCTGGAAACCGGACCCATGTGACCGCATGGCTATAaaaccctcaactcatgcgatcgcatgagctgaggtgacagCTCTCATCGTTGGACGTACGAATTACGGTTaaggtttattaattattattatttattaattagtaattagggttttaattaaatattagttagttttagttttaattaatttgtgttttaagttttaattagttttaaaattaatacttttataaaataataatataaaaataatatttttataaaaaacttgtatttttataactttaagttttatttttatatctcgtatctttttaatcgtttaatagtaatttgtattttttttatcgttcgtaattagttttaaacttagtattttgccgtagttatttttatatttctagtttctaggctttgccgtaaaatcccttaagtgctttttctttagactaagatttaggtactttagaattttgcgacgccgttttaagattttagtactttttaagttattgctgttttagatatagaattccttttaagctttaatacctttaggcgcaactttttagatttagtttttagacttttaagtttcgacgttttttttcttacttttatttttcgaccttttatatttcgacgtttttcgacgcgctctttttctttcttatttctcgacgctctagtttttaggacatagaattttctatttcttctctaaaattttaaaacgaaaaataattttaagtggttaaattgatagacatccaaaattttctggttcgtagtaatagttggatttgttagtggcgagttgtgcgcttccgatttaaagggtcctggctacctgctgcatctattggctattcgaaacgtgggcaaaattagaaaagtctatcaatttgataacttatataatttttatcttttataactaataggatattcagtgaatgcaccgagcaaaacgttcaccacctttcatacgttcaccacctgtaactcgatcaagacatctagccaatattgtcgccgttgatttttctttagaattgtcatctagtcgaccaagtactccaattcaaatttccgataatccattttttgaacccgacttcactaccgagaacccgaaggatattcaaggacaattccaagatccagaaccactaatcattcctcctgaactacaaaccgttaaatcagaatcctctagtgattcgtattcaacaatttcaattatggaagtaacggaacctctaagtatggaagatcgaataagagccacacgcacgggtcaaggtcacgccattattaagccagatattaatgcgccagattatgaaatcattgaaaaatcctacacatggtaactaatcaatgccaatatagtggtacgccgaaggaagatccaaacgaacatcttcgtacctttaataggatatgtactctatttaaaattcgagaagtggaggatgaacagatctatctcatgttatatccctggactttaaagggagaagccaaagattggttagaatcgttacctgaaggggcgattgacacatgggatgtcttagttgaaaattttcttaaacaattctttccggcatctaaagctgtgagacttcaaggagaaattgttacgttcgcgcaaaagccaaatgaaacattatattaggcgtggacaagattcggaaagttgttgagaggatgtcctcaacatggtttagacacttatcaaatagtacaaatattctatcaaggatgcgacattgctacacgaaaagacggcgacataacagctggtggttccattatgaagaaaactacaactgaagctcacaagataattgacaATACAGCCTCCCAgtctcatgagtggcaccatgaaaaagatatttttcgttcatctaaagcagctagagccgattctagccatgactttgattccatttcagcaaaaatagatgctttcgagagacgaatggaaaagatgactaaagatattcacgcaatacgaatcagttgtgagcaatgcggtggaccacacttaacgaaagattgtcacatcgggcaaatgatggaacaacgtgagaatgtttcctacatgaaccaaaggctaggaaataattatcaaaataattatcaaccgccaaggccaaacttcaatcgaaatcaaaacatattttacaatccaaatggacccaacaataactcgtacaaccaacaaggttcgaataaccaaccaacttaaaacaacactttcaatcaacaaagacctagcttgtataaaccaccacaacaaaccgaagagaaaaagccaaatctagaagaaatgatggcaaagctaatggaatcacaaacacaatttattacatctcaaacccaaacaaatgagaggtttgatcagtcattaagaactcaacaagcttccattttgaatctagaaaaacatgtaggtactcttgctagcatgatgagtgagagggaacgaGGAAAGctgccgagtaatactgaagtaaatcctcggaatgagaatgttaatatggtttcaacgaattctgaaaaaccagcatcagaaaatgggaaggttttagatatgagtaacaatgaagaagttacaacaccaccactacccgagtatgtaaaaccagtggtggcaccatacaaaccacccatcccatttccaagaaaaggagttgagtatgagcaagtaataggtaataaagtttgtaatacctctggaaagaagaagaagaataagaaagtacaagaaacaaaaaccataaagataaacccggtgaagacagttccaccaaaacctccacccaggatgggtgatctgggtgaatttattattccttgtctacttagtgattgtgtcatgtatgatgcactagcagatttaggtgcaagtgtgagtgttatgcctctttcattatataagagattaggtgtaggtgagttaagtccaacggaaatgagtgttcggctctttgatcaaaccattaggcacccagttggaattgctgacaacctacccgttcaagtaggtaatttaacctttctagttgaatttattgtcattgacatagaagaggacccaaacattcctctaattttaggtcgaccattcttagcatccaccggggcgttatttgatgtaagagagggtagaatgacacttagtgatgatgaaaaattgatcacctttgtgagtcaaaagtctaaatatccaccaaccaaaatcgttgaaccaacaaaaacgattggtaagaaccatgttgttttaccaactccaacggtagtgcttagcaataataaaatgcctaagtgtgaggaaaatgaagtaacacctaatgatgacttgataacaaagaaccccgttgttgatacaaaatttaatgactccgttattaacagttcaatgaagaaacttattaaacggattcgcgatgctagaaccaaggggaactttaagttatgtaacctgttagtatccaatctatcacctaaagaaaaggcgaaactagttgaatttgtgaatattacacaggaatccgaccaatggctaaaAGCAAAAGTCATAgaaatgcaagttgattatggtccaagagaaattgacaataaagttaatcacaatttcgacaccacagttacctaagtgtggggagattcaaatgttctaaaaagaaaaaactgtctagagttagttgttctgttctagtgtagtttcgagaatggaatccggttggtcttttccactagcagacactaaagaactagttttctcccccccccccattctgaatttttgttttgtaggttttgtatgaaattaatatgcatttttaaatttaatttttgtgtgatttaaaaaacaaaaaaaacaaaaattactttatttcattaagtttaaaaaaaatgatttctaaaattcgtcataagttaaagactaggtcatggaaccgaaattgctttacccgagggcggggcgaaaaatttttttatcattatttttaatattattgatctaaagtataccaaaaaaattaaaaaacccaaaaatctttgcttttaaaacaatcgctttaaaaacgacaaattttaaattttgtctagggacggactaggtaaacataccgaaactacctaaagtaaaaggaaacaaaattttttaaaaaaatattcatttaaattgttttaataaataatggttttataatatatatatatatatatatatatatatatatatatatatatatatatatatatatataataaaaatattatgtatgtttgtagtttatcatatatatatatatatatatatatatatatatatatatatatatatatatatatatataataaaaatattatgtatgtttgtagtttatcttatgtacaaaacagggtaaaacaacgcactttcaaagactgacattaagtgcagcaaaagctactaattttaacaacaagacgcaaaatatcaaatgtgatataaaataatatgtttgaaaactcggtatttttaatcacttttctacactaatcaccctcatgaatttataattatagtctgatttcatgcaaatgagggcattgcatgatctcaagtgtggggaagggttataaattctctcgggattacacttagtttaattgccaaattttgtgaaaatttgaaaaattttcaactaaatgaattcaaaatcatgtttatacatatttatgaacgataaaactaggttataataccgaaattattgttacctcgaagagaacataaatggagaaacaacccaaaatgctagaattcatttaaaaatagaatagaagagaataaaaaggcaaagaaagaaataaataaaagctaagtgtgggaagaattttaaAGTTATTTAAAAcagatatcacatatttttgtacaagattattgcaggtacttttgctttggactaaactaatcagttttacccaatttactgtaatatatttgaaagaatagatggatctacatgatgaatcaattccatcattaaaaggaagtaaagtcttccgaaaaagacacgcgcttcttgatttaggtcaggaagttgtcgtccagaccagctgtaggttgacgaaaaatctagaaaagtcatctctaaaatcagcaggaaatccacggacctcagcattaaacagggtcgccaagtggtcagacttatcctaaccatgagaggatctgtctcgtaaaatggggagggcgccgtgcaaattagcttgataagactaatgaatcagatcaccagaaaggataatctccttaaaagattataaatcagcttttaagactgatattactcaatccttgagattgaccttaaagattgagaattagaaactcatggaattcgatgatatctaaactcgagcttgaacgaaaaaatattttgatcaaaataataccgatttattttctgaaaacctattttcattgcgttcattaccattgaacgtaaaatcttgagAATtcactagaattcattaggtcacctgaaccaaatcgggtgtcaaccgtaagaacggtggttgcataacatgatcgaagacaggaccttgtgccaggccaaaaaattatagggtgatctttactattgctcctacaaaggatagtaattgcatccgacacgttttggaccatgaacatctgcaagtcattagacattgccttaacagttgcttgttcaacgctttcctttacaaccggacggtagtttaccgaaaggtaatatacggagcaagtatactggacatgttgctttcctaatacaaggttagcaagtgggtgacacaaaaccacaagtttttgagctaaaattttcaaatctgaaacccacaaaacccacaaaaatattttgcaaacaccggtgaagggttatttcggaaaacttatctagggtaaaagctagaatgaattttcaaaagatcaaatattttcataaagatccaatttccttaaaggatctaaattttcatagtcatgtgggactgtaaaccacatcattactatcattgtttataccgccgtattaaaat
This genomic window from Rutidosis leptorrhynchoides isolate AG116_Rl617_1_P2 chromosome 2, CSIRO_AGI_Rlap_v1, whole genome shotgun sequence contains:
- the LOC139888232 gene encoding uncharacterized protein, which translates into the protein MSNIGIDSGIVVAMHANAQKRGRNRKSARTYQNWQFAPFSFPKMQSDDFSEMPIVVSCKIAETRITIMKVHVDNGSSVDIVYEQCFAQLSESIRANLQPTTTSLTGFAGESSLPMGVLPLDVELVDENDDNLVRRARLDLYVVRTSSRYNMLLGRVSLGKFGIVPSTIHGMIKFATCKGVATINSASIMPICAAVNVKCAVQETVDAADNMVMINPAYPDQKIKVGCNISADTKKKIVQLLVQYMDVFAWCENDMTGVLRHITEHRLNVNPALKPVVQKCRGMAPDRAKWLCEEVTKLVRAGILHEVQY